A single region of the Desulfonatronovibrio hydrogenovorans DSM 9292 genome encodes:
- a CDS encoding GAF domain-containing protein produces MSENKPALPRNDIAGQAMSLDYRKLFTNAPVGIFITTPGGEYVSVNPALARMYGYQTPQELMEAVTDIASQAYANPADREVYKKLLEHDGQVINYESPRLRRDGTLFWVSLNTWAVRNDQGEITHYQGFTTDITERKKAEDALRRSEKRLTKINQCLLSLGPDYNANVQRLTELCGQLLGATCALYSRLDNGLLCSVGQWRTPGDYNPQDQPQGHICYDLIRQDAFETVVIRNLQQTVYAKTDPNVSRFSLNTYIGHPVKADGQNVGAICAVFQTDFEPCEDDKKIMGIISSALGSEEERHQSRLALHEKNQESLLNYQRTQALLQLGQMSSDRDLKKLTDFVLEKAVELTRSKIGYLAFLNEDETRLRMHSWSRSALEECAVHQQTLDYAVEETGLWGEAVRQRKPIITNDYSLSSKLKKGLPPGHVRVIRHMNVPVFDSSRIVILAGVGNKQTDYDENDVHQLTLLMQGLWRQMERRRAKENQKKLQDRLHQAQKMESIGVLAGGIAHDFNNLLQVISGNVQLLALDMPQDHPDKKRLQAIERSVNRSAQLIQQILLFSRKAEIKRQPLDLNREIMDGADILERTIPKMISIELSLDQDLWSVHADPIQVEQVIMNLGSNAADAMPDGGTLSFETRNMVVAENTFSELEPGSYVLMAVSDTGLGMDKDSLNHVFEPFFTTKDTGRGTGLGLSSVYGIVKAHHGHISCYSIPDQGTTFKIYWPALPGKEPEKNGSPASKTLQQGTGTILVVDDEADIRELSKEILESRGYQVLSAENGEQAIELLSQSKETVDLVVLDLNMPGMGGYKCLQKLVQLKPGLPVIIASGYSPNGQTQKTLTSKAAGFVGKPYQTSELLEAINKALSAKKK; encoded by the coding sequence ATGTCAGAAAACAAACCGGCCCTGCCAAGAAATGACATCGCCGGTCAGGCCATGTCCCTTGATTACCGCAAGCTTTTCACCAATGCGCCGGTAGGCATCTTCATCACTACCCCCGGGGGTGAGTATGTATCGGTCAATCCTGCTCTGGCCAGAATGTACGGTTACCAGACCCCTCAGGAACTCATGGAGGCGGTGACTGATATTGCCAGTCAGGCCTACGCCAACCCAGCAGACAGGGAAGTATACAAGAAGCTCCTGGAACATGACGGCCAGGTTATCAACTACGAAAGTCCCAGGCTGCGCCGGGACGGTACCCTGTTCTGGGTCTCCCTGAACACTTGGGCTGTCCGCAATGACCAGGGAGAAATAACCCATTACCAGGGTTTTACTACGGATATTACTGAACGCAAGAAAGCCGAGGATGCTCTGCGCAGGAGTGAAAAACGGCTGACCAAGATTAACCAATGTCTGCTCAGTCTGGGTCCGGACTACAATGCCAATGTCCAGCGCCTGACCGAACTCTGCGGCCAGCTCCTGGGGGCGACCTGTGCCCTGTACAGCCGGCTGGACAACGGACTGCTCTGTTCGGTCGGCCAATGGCGCACCCCCGGGGACTACAACCCCCAGGACCAGCCCCAGGGGCACATCTGCTATGATCTAATCAGGCAGGATGCCTTTGAAACAGTGGTGATCAGAAACCTCCAGCAGACAGTTTACGCCAAAACCGACCCCAATGTATCCAGGTTTTCCCTGAACACATACATTGGTCATCCGGTCAAAGCCGACGGCCAAAACGTCGGGGCCATCTGCGCCGTATTCCAGACGGATTTCGAACCCTGTGAAGACGATAAAAAGATCATGGGCATCATCAGCTCAGCCCTGGGCTCTGAGGAAGAACGGCACCAGTCCCGGTTAGCCCTGCACGAAAAAAACCAGGAAAGTCTGCTTAATTATCAGAGGACTCAGGCCCTGCTCCAGCTGGGCCAGATGTCTTCAGACAGGGACTTGAAAAAACTCACTGACTTTGTCCTGGAAAAGGCAGTGGAGCTGACCAGGAGCAAAATCGGTTATCTGGCTTTTTTGAATGAGGATGAAACCAGACTTAGAATGCATTCCTGGTCTAGATCCGCCCTTGAGGAGTGTGCTGTCCACCAGCAGACCCTTGATTATGCAGTGGAAGAGACCGGACTCTGGGGCGAGGCCGTCCGGCAGCGAAAGCCCATAATCACCAATGACTACTCCTTGTCATCGAAGCTGAAAAAGGGACTCCCTCCCGGGCATGTCAGGGTGATCAGACATATGAATGTCCCGGTCTTTGACAGCAGCAGGATCGTGATCCTGGCCGGGGTGGGCAACAAACAGACTGATTATGATGAGAACGACGTGCATCAGCTGACCTTGTTGATGCAGGGGCTGTGGCGCCAGATGGAACGCAGGCGGGCAAAAGAAAACCAGAAAAAGCTGCAGGACCGGCTGCACCAGGCCCAGAAAATGGAATCCATCGGCGTGCTGGCCGGTGGCATAGCCCACGACTTCAACAATCTGCTTCAGGTCATCAGCGGCAATGTCCAGCTCCTTGCCCTGGATATGCCCCAGGACCATCCGGACAAAAAACGGCTCCAGGCCATTGAACGTTCTGTCAACCGGTCAGCCCAGTTGATCCAGCAGATCCTTCTGTTCAGCCGGAAAGCGGAAATCAAGCGGCAGCCCCTGGACCTGAACAGAGAGATCATGGATGGAGCAGACATCCTGGAAAGGACCATTCCCAAAATGATCAGTATCGAGCTCAGCCTGGATCAGGACCTCTGGTCTGTTCACGCAGATCCGATCCAGGTGGAACAGGTGATCATGAATCTTGGCTCAAATGCTGCCGATGCCATGCCGGACGGAGGAACTCTGTCCTTTGAAACCAGAAACATGGTTGTGGCCGAGAACACCTTTTCTGAACTGGAACCTGGCAGTTACGTGCTGATGGCCGTATCTGACACCGGGCTTGGAATGGATAAAGACAGTCTCAACCATGTCTTTGAACCCTTCTTCACCACCAAGGATACCGGTAGAGGCACTGGGCTGGGGCTGTCTTCAGTCTATGGGATAGTCAAGGCCCACCATGGTCATATTTCCTGCTACAGCATCCCGGACCAGGGCACCACCTTTAAAATCTACTGGCCTGCCCTGCCTGGAAAAGAACCGGAAAAAAACGGTTCCCCTGCCAGTAAAACCCTGCAGCAGGGTACGGGAACCATCCTGGTTGTTGACGATGAAGCTGATATCAGGGAACTGAGCAAAGAAATCCTTGAATCCAGAGGATATCAGGTCTTAAGTGCTGAAAACGGTGAACAGGCTATTGAACTGCTCAGCCAAAGCAAGGAAACGGTTGACCTGGTGGTCCTGGATCTGAACATGCCTGGCATGGGAGGATACAAATGCCTCCAGAAACTTGTCCAGTTAAAGCCTGGATTGCCCGTTATAATCGCCAGTGGCTATTCCCCCAACGGCCAGACCCAGAAGACTCTTACATCTAAGGCAGCCGGATTTGTCGGCAAGCCGTATCAGACATCTGAACTGCTGGAGGCCATCAACAAGGCCCTGTCGGCTAAAAAGAAATAA
- the hemA gene encoding glutamyl-tRNA reductase produces the protein MEQQIYLFGLSHKTAAIEIREKFALNGFEPLSHGLMEDQGPVQEALVLSTCNRVEILCVSSEVKEAVQDKALTAWAEFCGQDRDTLEKHVYFYSGLEAVKHLFSVAASLDSMVLGEPQILGQLKDAYRKAVQEKTAGVIINRLLHKSFSAAKRIRTETAVSSSAVSISYAAVELAKKIFGELSDQKAMLIGAGEMAELAALHLLNSGLKDIMVANRTPARAQELAQRFNGQAMCMEKMLENLPQADIVISSTGASGIIISAAQVREILKKRKHRPIFFIDIAVPRDIDARVNMLDNVYLYDIDDLKEVVEENLAGRREEAARAAEIVDIEVEKFSDWLRALDLSPTIVDLLNRGEILARRELRKSLRSLGPDVSADTTRVVEQMALSLVRKLYHEPIVFLKRRAREEGSAQKFIDLARRIFNLDDEQVPPDAHQNRKRNNP, from the coding sequence ATGGAACAGCAAATATATCTTTTCGGACTCAGCCACAAAACCGCCGCCATAGAAATCAGAGAAAAATTCGCCCTGAACGGATTTGAGCCCCTGAGTCACGGCCTTATGGAGGACCAGGGCCCTGTACAGGAAGCCCTGGTCCTTTCCACCTGCAACCGGGTGGAGATCCTTTGTGTCAGCAGCGAGGTCAAGGAGGCCGTCCAGGACAAGGCCCTGACCGCCTGGGCTGAATTCTGCGGCCAGGACAGGGATACCCTTGAAAAACACGTCTATTTCTATTCCGGCCTGGAAGCAGTGAAACACCTCTTTTCAGTAGCTGCCAGCCTGGATTCCATGGTCCTGGGAGAACCTCAGATCCTGGGTCAGCTCAAGGACGCCTACCGCAAGGCTGTGCAGGAGAAAACCGCCGGGGTCATCATCAATCGGCTGCTCCACAAATCTTTCTCAGCTGCCAAGAGGATCCGGACAGAAACCGCTGTTTCATCCAGCGCTGTTTCCATCAGCTATGCAGCTGTCGAACTGGCCAAAAAAATATTTGGCGAGCTGAGCGACCAGAAAGCCATGCTCATTGGAGCCGGAGAAATGGCTGAGCTGGCTGCCCTGCACCTCTTGAACAGCGGTCTCAAGGATATCATGGTGGCCAACAGGACTCCGGCCCGGGCCCAGGAGTTGGCCCAGAGGTTCAACGGCCAGGCCATGTGTATGGAAAAGATGCTGGAAAACCTCCCCCAAGCCGACATAGTCATAAGCTCCACAGGCGCATCAGGCATTATCATCAGCGCAGCCCAGGTCCGGGAAATCCTGAAGAAAAGAAAACACCGGCCCATTTTTTTCATTGATATTGCCGTTCCCAGGGATATTGATGCCAGGGTCAACATGCTGGACAATGTCTATCTGTACGATATTGACGATCTCAAGGAGGTTGTGGAGGAAAACCTGGCCGGGCGCAGAGAGGAGGCAGCCAGGGCAGCGGAGATCGTGGATATTGAAGTTGAAAAGTTTTCCGACTGGCTCAGGGCCCTGGATCTCAGCCCGACCATTGTGGACCTTTTGAACAGGGGCGAAATTCTGGCCCGCAGGGAATTAAGGAAGTCGCTGCGGAGCCTGGGCCCTGATGTCAGCGCGGACACCACCAGGGTGGTGGAACAGATGGCCCTGTCCCTGGTCCGCAAGCTCTATCATGAACCCATTGTCTTTTTAAAGCGCAGAGCCAGGGAAGAAGGGTCAGCCCAGAAATTTATTGATCTAGCCCGGAGGATCTTCAACCTGGACGACGAACAGGTTCCTCCAGATGCCCACCAGAACAGAAAAAGGAATAACCCATGA
- the ccsA gene encoding cytochrome c biogenesis protein CcsA has product MLSFRILDFFIAVLYLSGALSFLLGLIYSSKKTQDKSVLLTIIGFGLHSLDLILKYALGIGEILTQSQFYISLLAWSFLLIYFFLWWRLKLKFLSITAAPLALLIFSGSLAISPTTLPVPGFLQGLWFGLHIGTLFITMALLAMGFGAGLAYLHLDRKIKFKAKLSNVSRDLPSLHTFDRANHLAVIIGFPLYTVGVLSGFIWAAFTWKTIFTWDPKEVATVFIWFIFAWLFHRRVSGAWKGKKPAKMVILLFILSLASFIGINFFIETHHSLRP; this is encoded by the coding sequence ATGCTCTCCTTTAGGATTCTGGATTTTTTCATTGCCGTCCTTTACTTATCCGGGGCTTTGTCTTTTTTGCTGGGTCTCATCTATTCCAGCAAAAAAACCCAGGACAAATCAGTGCTTCTGACCATCATCGGCTTTGGCCTGCACAGCCTGGATCTCATTCTCAAATATGCCCTGGGTATCGGTGAGATCCTGACCCAGAGTCAGTTTTACATCAGCCTGCTGGCCTGGTCTTTTCTGCTTATCTACTTCTTCTTGTGGTGGAGGCTTAAGTTAAAATTTCTGTCCATTACAGCAGCCCCCCTGGCCCTGCTGATCTTCAGCGGTTCCCTGGCCATTTCCCCCACCACTCTGCCGGTGCCTGGCTTTTTGCAGGGACTCTGGTTCGGGCTGCACATCGGAACTCTGTTCATCACCATGGCCCTGCTGGCCATGGGCTTCGGGGCCGGTCTTGCCTATCTGCACCTTGACCGGAAAATCAAGTTCAAGGCCAAGCTGAGCAACGTGTCCAGAGACCTGCCCTCCCTGCATACCTTTGACCGGGCCAACCACCTGGCCGTAATCATCGGCTTTCCTCTTTATACCGTGGGGGTTTTGTCCGGTTTTATCTGGGCTGCATTTACCTGGAAAACCATCTTCACCTGGGATCCCAAGGAAGTAGCAACTGTTTTCATCTGGTTCATCTTTGCCTGGCTGTTTCACAGGCGGGTGTCCGGGGCCTGGAAAGGGAAAAAACCGGCCAAGATGGTCATTCTGCTTTTCATACTGTCCCTTGCTTCCTTCATCGGCATCAACTTTTTCATTGAAACCCACCACAGCTTAAGGCCGTAA
- a CDS encoding precorrin-2 dehydrogenase/sirohydrochlorin ferrochelatase family protein, translating into MRYYPLFLDLTCKTCLVVGAGKVGLRKIRTLMEAEPKRIVVVDPYSRAPEIDDPNGIIYFIDQCFSREHLAGCHLAFACTSDPATNDQVLEACRQENIWCNVSERPDKGDFILPGVFSRQDLIMAVSTCGSSPALTARIKKELMNLYGPEYATLTELLAGVRKILLSLGLDQEENRDYFRAVVDSEALMLIRSGQRKELLDLLCEILPAKAHNRLQGIIDALL; encoded by the coding sequence ATGCGTTATTACCCCCTGTTTCTTGACCTGACCTGTAAAACCTGCCTGGTGGTGGGGGCTGGGAAAGTGGGGCTCAGAAAGATCAGGACCCTGATGGAGGCTGAACCCAAAAGAATAGTGGTCGTGGACCCATATTCTCGGGCTCCGGAAATTGATGATCCCAATGGGATCATTTACTTTATTGACCAATGCTTTTCCAGGGAACACCTTGCCGGCTGCCACCTGGCCTTTGCCTGCACCTCTGACCCGGCAACCAATGACCAGGTCCTTGAGGCCTGCAGACAGGAAAACATCTGGTGCAATGTGTCTGAAAGACCGGACAAGGGCGATTTTATCCTGCCCGGGGTCTTTTCCAGACAGGATCTGATCATGGCTGTATCCACCTGTGGTTCCAGTCCGGCCCTTACTGCCAGGATCAAAAAAGAACTCATGAACCTTTATGGACCTGAATACGCAACCTTGACCGAGCTCTTGGCAGGAGTTAGAAAAATACTTCTTTCCCTGGGCCTGGATCAGGAAGAAAACAGGGATTACTTCAGGGCTGTTGTGGACTCTGAAGCATTAATGCTCATCAGGTCCGGACAACGGAAGGAACTCCTTGACCTATTGTGTGAAATTCTGCCGGCAAAGGCCCACAACCGGTTACAAGGGATAATCGATGCTCTCCTTTAG
- a CDS encoding glycosyltransferase family 9 protein — protein MSSETLIIQLARFGDLLQTKRLVKSLQSHSRVHLVVDHSLVDLAELVYPGSVVHGIKAHFSGPGDPMNIFSANTRSMQELSGISPDLVVNLNFSGLNFALSRLFDPGVVKGYSCMNGQEQRHPWTKLFFRLAGHRKLSPLNLVDFWGFFAPAPISPAQVNPPASSSGQGVGIVLAGRNSRRSLDLELLVSLARAARSGARSSRLFLLGSRAEQGLARKFKDLAGPGLTRDIIDLTGKTGWKELTDTVSSLELVVTPDTGTMHLAAHLGTRVLAFFISSAHCFETGPYGQGHTVFQAMPACAPCMESRKCSFDLVCHHLLKQRGIFRAMMGKGRENLEETGMFSALVDELGVDYCLVQGVDEHADHRKALRELLRRHLGLSGQALEVPQEVAGAFFHESQWMLEHSGLSLKGIDSSADRGFRPGD, from the coding sequence TTGAGTTCAGAAACCCTAATAATCCAGCTGGCCCGTTTTGGAGATTTATTGCAGACCAAGAGGCTTGTAAAGTCTTTGCAGTCCCATTCCAGGGTCCACCTGGTGGTTGACCATTCCCTGGTGGATCTGGCTGAACTGGTCTATCCGGGTTCTGTTGTGCATGGGATCAAGGCCCATTTTTCAGGACCTGGAGATCCAATGAATATCTTTTCTGCCAACACCAGGTCCATGCAGGAACTGTCCGGGATCAGCCCTGATCTGGTGGTTAATCTGAATTTTTCCGGCCTTAATTTTGCCCTGTCCAGACTGTTTGATCCTGGAGTGGTCAAAGGTTATTCCTGTATGAACGGACAGGAACAAAGGCACCCCTGGACCAAGCTGTTCTTCAGGCTGGCCGGGCACCGAAAGCTCAGCCCCTTGAACCTTGTGGATTTCTGGGGTTTTTTTGCTCCTGCCCCGATCTCCCCGGCCCAGGTCAATCCCCCGGCATCATCCTCTGGCCAGGGGGTCGGCATTGTCCTGGCCGGCAGGAATTCCAGACGATCCCTTGACCTGGAGCTTCTTGTCTCCCTGGCCAGGGCGGCCAGGTCAGGGGCCAGGTCTTCCAGGTTGTTTCTGCTGGGCAGCCGAGCAGAACAGGGCCTGGCCAGGAAGTTCAAGGACCTGGCCGGGCCCGGCCTGACCAGGGACATCATTGATCTGACCGGCAAGACCGGATGGAAAGAACTGACTGATACAGTATCTTCCCTGGAACTGGTAGTCACACCGGATACCGGGACCATGCACCTGGCCGCCCACCTGGGAACCAGGGTCCTGGCCTTTTTCATCTCCTCGGCCCACTGCTTTGAAACAGGCCCTTATGGTCAGGGACACACTGTTTTCCAGGCCATGCCTGCCTGTGCACCATGTATGGAATCCAGAAAATGCAGCTTTGATCTGGTCTGCCACCATCTTTTGAAGCAGCGAGGCATTTTCAGGGCCATGATGGGCAAGGGCCGGGAAAATCTGGAGGAAACCGGGATGTTCAGTGCCCTGGTTGATGAACTGGGGGTGGACTACTGCCTTGTCCAGGGGGTAGATGAACATGCAGACCACAGAAAGGCTTTGAGGGAACTGCTCCGAAGACATTTGGGACTTTCAGGTCAGGCTCTGGAAGTTCCTCAAGAGGTGGCCGGGGCCTTTTTTCATGAATCACAATGGATGCTGGAGCACAGCGGTCTTTCCCTGAAAGGGATTGATTCATCAGCTGACCGGGGTTTCCGGCCGGGTGACTGA
- the moaA gene encoding GTP 3',8-cyclase MoaA, translating into MIRDNYGRTISYLRLSITDRCNLNCFYCRPCKVTSFIPHNNILTYEDMYHLLETAAKMDVQKVRLTGGEPFARRDILYFLSRIKSGIPGMDLRLTTNATLIAGKIKALKDVGIEALNISLDTLDRDKYQKITGRDFLKNVLTSIERCLEHGIRVKINVVALKGVNDDELENFVGLALSKPVDVRFIEFMPIGQKTLWRKQHFWPGDAIVSAAEKVTRLEPLSHEGKNHGPARIYALPEGAGRLGIISPLSNHFCETCNRLRITADGRLRTCLFSDRDYRLLPLIRSSKISPERLKTVLERAGLNKPMGNELAARDRGPEKSLCQRVMSSIGG; encoded by the coding sequence ATGATCAGGGATAATTACGGCAGAACCATCAGCTATTTAAGGCTCAGCATAACAGACAGGTGCAATCTGAACTGTTTCTACTGTCGTCCGTGCAAGGTCACCAGTTTCATTCCCCACAACAATATCCTGACTTATGAGGACATGTACCATCTTCTTGAAACCGCGGCCAAGATGGACGTGCAAAAGGTCAGGCTGACCGGAGGAGAACCTTTTGCCAGGCGGGATATTCTTTATTTCTTGAGCCGGATCAAGTCGGGTATCCCCGGGATGGACCTCAGGCTGACCACCAACGCAACCCTGATTGCAGGAAAGATCAAGGCCTTGAAGGATGTGGGGATTGAAGCCCTGAACATCTCCCTGGACACCCTGGACAGGGATAAATACCAAAAGATCACTGGCCGGGATTTTTTGAAGAATGTCCTGACCAGCATTGAGAGGTGCCTGGAACATGGGATCCGGGTCAAGATCAATGTGGTGGCCTTGAAAGGGGTCAATGACGATGAGCTGGAAAATTTTGTCGGGCTGGCCCTGAGCAAGCCCGTTGATGTCAGGTTCATTGAATTCATGCCCATTGGACAGAAAACCCTGTGGCGCAAGCAGCACTTCTGGCCTGGAGATGCAATAGTCAGTGCAGCTGAAAAGGTAACCAGGCTGGAGCCCTTGAGCCATGAAGGAAAAAACCATGGACCGGCCAGGATCTATGCCCTGCCAGAAGGTGCAGGAAGGCTGGGAATTATTTCCCCGTTGAGCAACCATTTCTGCGAGACCTGTAACAGGCTGAGGATTACGGCTGACGGCAGGCTGCGCACCTGTCTGTTTTCTGACAGGGACTACAGGCTCCTTCCCCTGATTCGCTCATCAAAGATCAGCCCGGAAAGACTGAAGACCGTCCTGGAGAGGGCCGGACTGAACAAGCCTATGGGTAATGAGCTTGCGGCCCGGGACAGGGGTCCGGAGAAAAGCCTTTGTCAGCGGGTCATGTCCTCCATAGGTGGTTGA
- the alr gene encoding alanine racemase — MLKVEIDLTAIRHNYRCLAGMTRARILPVIKADAYGHGLLPVAAALGSEGADMFAVGTVDEACLLKKEVPGKKVYSLLGPADHNDAQKLALFKIVPFIHSWSQLKSLVSLTSTGQRQSIVLKFDTGMTRLGFKPQDAEQLCLFLKKRPDLMLEAVSSHLACADDPAMRAVTSSQHERLHRVQEIFQKQGLDCMKSMGNSAATLEESMTPADLVRPGIALYGVNPFQGTAFQSKGAGLKPAMEVSAPVLAVKALKKNQGVSYGLSFTAPRDMLVAIIGCGYADGYSRSLSNRAWMSFKGSRLPVLGRVCMQLTAVDASQAPEIRPGNEVLILGRETGSGISIYQLAGWWNTVSYEVLCVLGKNQRTYPGR; from the coding sequence ATGTTGAAAGTTGAGATCGATTTAACAGCCATCAGGCATAACTACCGATGCCTGGCCGGCATGACCCGGGCCAGAATCCTGCCTGTAATCAAGGCTGATGCCTATGGCCACGGACTTTTGCCCGTGGCTGCTGCCCTTGGTTCAGAGGGTGCGGACATGTTTGCGGTGGGTACAGTGGATGAGGCCTGTCTGCTCAAAAAGGAGGTTCCCGGGAAAAAGGTCTATTCTCTTCTAGGTCCGGCAGACCATAACGATGCCCAAAAGCTGGCCCTTTTTAAAATAGTTCCTTTCATCCATTCCTGGAGCCAGCTTAAAAGCCTGGTGTCCTTGACTTCAACCGGCCAGAGGCAAAGCATTGTTCTGAAGTTCGACACTGGCATGACCAGACTGGGTTTCAAACCTCAGGACGCTGAACAGCTGTGTCTTTTTCTCAAGAAAAGGCCGGATTTGATGCTGGAAGCGGTTTCATCTCACCTGGCCTGTGCTGATGATCCGGCAATGAGGGCTGTAACCAGCAGTCAGCATGAGAGGTTGCACAGGGTTCAGGAGATATTTCAGAAGCAGGGTCTGGATTGCATGAAATCCATGGGTAATTCAGCCGCAACCCTAGAAGAGTCCATGACCCCTGCCGACCTGGTCCGGCCCGGCATAGCTCTGTACGGGGTTAACCCGTTTCAGGGAACTGCATTTCAGTCTAAAGGGGCCGGGCTGAAGCCGGCCATGGAGGTGTCTGCACCAGTCCTGGCTGTCAAGGCCTTGAAAAAAAATCAGGGAGTCAGTTACGGTTTGAGTTTTACTGCGCCAAGAGACATGCTGGTGGCCATAATCGGGTGCGGCTATGCAGATGGTTATTCAAGATCCCTGTCCAACAGGGCCTGGATGAGTTTCAAGGGCAGCAGACTTCCGGTCCTGGGCCGGGTCTGCATGCAGCTCACAGCAGTGGATGCCTCTCAGGCCCCGGAAATAAGGCCCGGGAATGAAGTGCTGATCCTGGGCCGGGAGACGGGGTCAGGCATAAGCATTTATCAGCTGGCTGGATGGTGGAATACTGTTTCCTACGAAGTCTTGTGTGTGCTGGGTAAAAACCAAAGGACCTACCCGGGCCGGTAG
- a CDS encoding EamA family transporter, with product MWIILSFLTAVCEAAKDGLCKKSLRDLDVFTISWVWKVFSLPFIVPLIILAPVPEHLPKEFWVALVVGGGLNILATLLYIRAINLSDLSITLPLLSFTPVFLLFTSPLMVGDVPSAQGYAGVFFIFCGSYLLGIKDRSSLFSPLLAIVKEPGARLMLGVALIWSVAANMDKIGVTATSPFFWAVCVQGFISLGLTLILLMNRSSLKGRIRSNMPVLLLIGLVTGAGFVFQMWAIKIGLVPYVIAIKRTSIILGVLIGGLYFLEQDLKTRIWAATVMLAGVFLIALS from the coding sequence ATGTGGATAATTCTTTCCTTTCTTACAGCCGTTTGTGAAGCGGCCAAAGACGGTCTTTGCAAAAAATCCCTCAGAGACTTGGATGTATTTACTATTTCCTGGGTCTGGAAGGTCTTCAGCCTTCCATTTATTGTGCCCCTGATTATCCTGGCCCCTGTTCCGGAGCACCTTCCAAAAGAGTTCTGGGTAGCCTTAGTGGTGGGAGGGGGGTTGAATATCCTGGCCACTCTTTTATACATCAGGGCCATTAATCTGTCGGATCTGTCCATCACTCTGCCTCTGCTCAGCTTCACGCCGGTTTTTCTGCTCTTCACTTCCCCATTGATGGTGGGGGATGTGCCTTCGGCCCAGGGATATGCAGGGGTCTTTTTCATCTTTTGCGGTTCATATCTTCTGGGGATCAAAGACAGGTCAAGCCTGTTCAGTCCATTGCTGGCCATAGTCAAAGAGCCCGGGGCCAGACTGATGCTGGGAGTAGCCTTGATCTGGAGTGTAGCAGCCAATATGGACAAGATCGGGGTCACGGCCACCAGTCCGTTTTTCTGGGCAGTGTGCGTTCAGGGATTTATCTCCCTGGGTCTGACCCTGATCCTGCTTATGAACAGGTCGTCTCTTAAAGGCAGGATCCGGAGCAACATGCCTGTGCTGCTGCTCATTGGACTGGTTACTGGAGCTGGTTTTGTATTTCAGATGTGGGCCATAAAAATCGGCCTGGTGCCTTATGTCATTGCCATCAAGCGGACGAGCATCATACTGGGAGTGCTTATCGGAGGTCTTTATTTCCTGGAGCAGGACCTCAAGACCAGGATATGGGCGGCCACAGTCATGCTGGCCGGGGTGTTTCTCATCGCCCTCTCCTGA